TGTAGTGGAGAACGGCAGTATCGCAGCGGCTGCACGCGCTAAAGGAATGAGCCCTGCAGCAGTCAGTCAGAGCCTTTCTCGTCTGGAATCGTATCTGGGGGTACGCCTGCTATCACGCACAACCCGAAGTATGACCCTTACCGAAAGTGGTAAACGCTATTTCGATAAAGTTCGCCACATTCCGTATGATGTTGATCTCGCGTCGCAGGCTGCTGCCTTCGAAACAAAACCGCAGGGGCAACTTTGCATCGCTACGACTGCGGCGTTTGGCCGGTACGTTCTTGCACCACTGATGCCAGAATTCAAATCAGTTTATCCCGATATTGATATTGAGCTGATCAGTACCGATCGTAACGTTGATCATCGACTAGAGGGAGTCGACGTCAGCATCCGCATCGAGGCACAACTGAACGAACAGCTGATTGCCCTGAAAATTTCATCATTACCTTTTATCTTCTGCGCAGCCCCGGCATATCTGGAGCGTGCGGGCATACCAGAAAGTCCCGAAGAATTGAGTCAGCATGCCTGCCTGGTATTTCGCTATCCAACTGATGGACGCTTTTTGCCCTGGACATTTATGGTTGACGGTCAAAAGGTGGCGGCGAAACTCAATCCCGAATTTATCAGTGACGATATTGATATCATTGCTAATATCGCAATCAATGGTGGTGGTATTGCTCGCCTTGCGAGTTTTATTGCACAACCGCTTATCGACAATGGACAACTCATCGCGTTATTTCAATCCAGCCAAAGCGATGAAACCCATATCGCATCTTCCCCTATGAACATTTACGCGTGCGTCAACGATCGTTCAGCGCTCAACTCAAAGGCCAGAGCCTTTATTGCTTTTTTGGAACAGGCGATGCAGTCAGCGTGATCCCAATCGTGAAAAAGTGAATGGTCTTTGGCCTGAGATGAATACGTGTTGATGGAGGAACAATAGCGTCGGTACATCATCTGCTGTCAGCAACGGATACTCATGACGTTAATTTGCCATTGTGGAATGCGCGTTTATGTAGCAACTCACAACGCATTTGCACCAGAACCATGCATCCTGAAAAGAGTTGTAATCAGCTCTTAGGCTTGCCCTCATTTATACCCGCCTGAATATCTATGATCGGCCACACAATTTACAACCTGTTTACCTGACAGCCACAAAATTCTGTGCCAAAAAGTGTGCAGCGGCATTCGAGATTTATGCCCTGGCACGTCAATTGCTTTAGCTAACCGATGTCAGCCGCAGCAATCTGACAACCTGTGCGCGTTATTAAATCAATCAAATTGATTTAATTAAACACCCTCTTTTTGCATCAAGGCGAAAACACCATGAAAATCCGATTCAATCCAGTCATAAAAGGTTGTTTTGCAGCGATTCTGTTAGCCAGCGTTGGCAGCGCGGCGGCGGCAACCACGTTAAATGCGCTGTTTATGACGCAGGCGGCGTACAGCGAAAATGATATTCGCGCCATGACGCAGGAGTTTCAAAAAACGCACCCGGACGTGCAGGTTAATCTTGAGTTTGTACCTTACGAAGCGCTGCATGACAAAATTGTCGCTGCGCGTGGCGCGGGCGGCAATGGCTACGATGTAGTGCTGTTTGATGCCATCTGGCCCGCTGAATTTACCAAATTTGATCTGTTGCAGGACGTGAGCAGCCGCATCAGCGCCGATGAAAAAGCGCAGATTTTCCCCGGCGCGATGAACACCGTGGTATTCAAAGGCAAAACCCTCGGCATGCCGTGGATCCTTGATACCAAATATCTCTATTACAACAAAGCGATGCTGGAAAAAGCCGGCATCAGCACACCGCCACAAACCTGGCAGCAGGTGATGGATGATGCGCGCATTATCAAGCAGAAAAATATCGTCAAATATCCGCTGGTCTGGAGTTGGTCGCAGGCTGAAGCGCTGGTGTGCGATTACACCACGCTGGTATCCGGCTTCGGCGGCAAATTCTATAACAACGACAAACTTGATTTCTCCTCCCCTGCCTCGCTGCAAGCCGTCAAGCTGATGAAAAGCTCGCTGGATGAAGGCTTAAGCAATCCGGCCTCACGCGAGTATCTGGAAGAGGACGTACGTAAAGCCTTCTCCAATGGCGATGCCGCCTTCGCGCTTAATTGGACCTACATGTACAACATGGCCAACGATCCGAAGCAGAGTAAAGTCGCCGGGCAGGTCGGTATTGTTCCGGCACCGGGCGACGCGCCGGGCAAATTTGGTGCGGTTAACGGTTCGATGGGCCTTGGCATCACCAAAGGCAGTGCTCATGCGGATCAGGCATGGCAATACATCAGCTACATGACCTCTCAGCCGGTGCAGAACAACTACGCCACGCTGAGTCTGCCGATCTGGAAAAGCTCATATCAGGATCCAGCAGTGCTGAAAAATCAGGAAAGCCTGATCGCTGCGGCGGATAAATCGCTCAACGTAATGCTTTCGCGCCCGGAAACCGCGGATTATTCGCGCCTCTCCAATACCTTGCAGCAGCAGTTGCAGCAGGTGCTGGTGGGTAGCGCCACGCCTGATGCCGCGCTGCAAGCGGTAGACAAGAGTGCGGCGCGTCTGCGCTAAGGGGCAACAATGCTGAGTTTGCGTCAACGCGAACAACGGCAGGCATGGGTGCTGCTGGCACCCATGCTGTTGGTGATGCTGTTGCTCACCGCATGGCCGCTGTTACGCACTATCTGGCTGAGCTTCACTGATGCCGCCTTAATAGGCAGCGGTGAAGCGCCGGGTTGGATTGGTTTTGAAAACTACCTGTTCGCCATCACCGATGCCGATTTTCGCAGTTCACTGTGGCGCACGCTCTACTTCACCGTCGTCTCGGTAGCGATTGAGGGCGTGATCGGCGTGCTGGTAGCGCTGTTGCTGAATCAGAAATTCGCTGGCCGTAACGTGCTGCGTGTGCTGGTGATTTTGCCGTGGGCGCTGCCAACTATCGTTAATGCCATGATGTGGCGCCTGAACTTTAACCCCGATTATGGCAGCATCAACGCCCTGCTGACACAGCTAGGCATCATCGATGGCTATCGCAGTTGGCTGGGCTCGCCCGATTCGGCGCTTAATGCGGTGATGTTCGCCGATATCTGGAAAAACTATCCGCTGGTCACTCTGCTGGTGCTGGCGGCGTTGCAATCCATTCCTGACGATCTGTTTGAAGCGGCGCGACTCGACGGTGCGTCAGCATGGCGCCGTTTTCGCGCCATCACCTTCCCGGCGATTGTCGGTCCGCTTAGCGTGGCGCTGGTGCTGCGTACCATCGACGCCTTCAAAATCTTCGACATCATCTACGTGATGACGCGCGGCGGCCCGGTCGACAGTACCAAAACACTCAGTTTTTACGTCTATCAGGAATCGTTTAGCTATCTGCGTGCTGGCAGCGGCGCGGCCTATGCGATGCTGATGACGTTGCTGTGCGCAGTGCTGATCACGCTTTACATGTTGTTATTGTGGCGGCAACGCCGCAAAGGAAGCGCGCATGAAGGCTAAGTTACGTCATGTTGGCAAATACGCCGCCGCGCTGCTGGTGGCGATTTCCGTGCTGGCACCGATGGGCTGGCTGTTTTTGATGAGTGTCAGCGCCACCAGCGATCTGACCCGCGTGCCGCTGGAGTGGCTGCCGCGCCAGTGGGATTTCACCCGCTATGGCAAACTGCTGTCGCTGGAGCCCGGCCAGCCGGGCGTGCTGTTCCTGCATGCGCTCGGCAACAGCCTTTTGGTGGCAACCGGCGCAACGATAATTTGTTTGTTGCTGGCGATTCCGGCAGCGTTCAGCTTCTCACGCTATCGCGGTCGCGATGGCTGGCTGTTCGCTTCGCTGGCTATCTATATGGTGCCACCGGTGGCGTTTGTGTTGCCACTCTACTTCCTGCTACAGCAGTTCGATCTGCTCAACACGCGGCCTGGGCTTACCATCGTTTACTGCTCGCTGATTCTGCCGTTCCTCACCTGGATGTTGAAAAACCAGTTCGA
The sequence above is a segment of the Candidatus Pantoea floridensis genome. Coding sequences within it:
- a CDS encoding LysR family transcriptional regulator; its protein translation is MDLLGLISTYIRVVENGSIAAAARAKGMSPAAVSQSLSRLESYLGVRLLSRTTRSMTLTESGKRYFDKVRHIPYDVDLASQAAAFETKPQGQLCIATTAAFGRYVLAPLMPEFKSVYPDIDIELISTDRNVDHRLEGVDVSIRIEAQLNEQLIALKISSLPFIFCAAPAYLERAGIPESPEELSQHACLVFRYPTDGRFLPWTFMVDGQKVAAKLNPEFISDDIDIIANIAINGGGIARLASFIAQPLIDNGQLIALFQSSQSDETHIASSPMNIYACVNDRSALNSKARAFIAFLEQAMQSA
- a CDS encoding extracellular solute-binding protein, whose product is MKIRFNPVIKGCFAAILLASVGSAAAATTLNALFMTQAAYSENDIRAMTQEFQKTHPDVQVNLEFVPYEALHDKIVAARGAGGNGYDVVLFDAIWPAEFTKFDLLQDVSSRISADEKAQIFPGAMNTVVFKGKTLGMPWILDTKYLYYNKAMLEKAGISTPPQTWQQVMDDARIIKQKNIVKYPLVWSWSQAEALVCDYTTLVSGFGGKFYNNDKLDFSSPASLQAVKLMKSSLDEGLSNPASREYLEEDVRKAFSNGDAAFALNWTYMYNMANDPKQSKVAGQVGIVPAPGDAPGKFGAVNGSMGLGITKGSAHADQAWQYISYMTSQPVQNNYATLSLPIWKSSYQDPAVLKNQESLIAAADKSLNVMLSRPETADYSRLSNTLQQQLQQVLVGSATPDAALQAVDKSAARLR
- a CDS encoding carbohydrate ABC transporter permease, yielding MLSLRQREQRQAWVLLAPMLLVMLLLTAWPLLRTIWLSFTDAALIGSGEAPGWIGFENYLFAITDADFRSSLWRTLYFTVVSVAIEGVIGVLVALLLNQKFAGRNVLRVLVILPWALPTIVNAMMWRLNFNPDYGSINALLTQLGIIDGYRSWLGSPDSALNAVMFADIWKNYPLVTLLVLAALQSIPDDLFEAARLDGASAWRRFRAITFPAIVGPLSVALVLRTIDAFKIFDIIYVMTRGGPVDSTKTLSFYVYQESFSYLRAGSGAAYAMLMTLLCAVLITLYMLLLWRQRRKGSAHEG
- a CDS encoding carbohydrate ABC transporter permease, with the protein product MKAKLRHVGKYAAALLVAISVLAPMGWLFLMSVSATSDLTRVPLEWLPRQWDFTRYGKLLSLEPGQPGVLFLHALGNSLLVATGATIICLLLAIPAAFSFSRYRGRDGWLFASLAIYMVPPVAFVLPLYFLLQQFDLLNTRPGLTIVYCSLILPFLTWMLKNQFDTLPQDIEQAARLDGLRVWQVLLRITLPLAKPVLGAAALFGWLLAWDEFFYALLFTSNIAAQTLPVTIAGFTAGRATDDGLIAAVGILASVPPLFIAIWLQKTLVSGLASGGSKG